The uncultured Sphaerochaeta sp. genome includes a window with the following:
- a CDS encoding sugar ABC transporter permease YjfF (membrane component of a putative sugar ABC transporter system): MASVNVIKPKARLSNSNILFLIAAVIFVLMYLFAIITFPNSFLQFQTFFDLFNLNAPLIIMTLGLCIVMIGGGIDISIGSVTGLVTMACAVYLESRMGSIGGAILVALGIGIAFGILQGYLIAYLEIQPFIITLSGLFLAQGLLTTLHKDPINVTMPAFVSLRDFDIVIAWLGTRNRLGVFIPCEIKPGTLIFIVLLVILASLMKWSRFGRNVYAVGGNTHSAMMLGINVKRTIFITYVISGLTAGIAGFVYIMTTGAGNVGNAAGAEMKAIASAIIGGTLLNGGVGNLLGAPIGTLTLLIINELIRAAGVQSNWQAMVSGLLLYFFIVLQSVIMSLRDRKKFSIALPPWLRLSGKEQIEGQREQ; this comes from the coding sequence ATGGCATCTGTGAACGTAATCAAACCAAAAGCAAGACTATCAAATTCAAATATTCTGTTTCTTATAGCTGCGGTCATCTTTGTACTGATGTACCTGTTTGCAATCATCACTTTCCCCAATAGTTTTCTGCAATTTCAGACATTTTTCGACCTATTCAACCTCAATGCACCACTGATCATCATGACCCTCGGCTTATGTATCGTCATGATCGGAGGAGGTATCGATATCTCCATTGGTTCGGTGACCGGATTGGTTACAATGGCCTGTGCAGTTTATCTGGAATCCAGGATGGGAAGCATAGGGGGAGCCATCCTTGTTGCGCTGGGTATCGGTATTGCATTTGGAATTCTGCAAGGATATCTTATTGCCTATCTTGAGATCCAACCATTTATCATTACGCTCTCTGGGTTGTTCTTGGCACAAGGGCTCCTGACTACACTCCATAAGGATCCGATCAACGTAACCATGCCTGCATTTGTGAGTTTGAGGGATTTTGATATCGTGATTGCATGGCTAGGTACAAGAAACAGACTGGGGGTATTTATTCCGTGTGAAATAAAGCCAGGTACGCTGATCTTTATTGTCCTTCTCGTCATCCTTGCATCCCTTATGAAATGGTCGCGTTTTGGGCGGAATGTATACGCCGTTGGTGGAAATACCCATAGTGCAATGATGCTCGGTATCAATGTTAAGAGAACGATCTTCATCACGTATGTGATTAGTGGATTGACTGCCGGTATTGCAGGTTTTGTCTACATCATGACCACAGGAGCAGGCAATGTCGGAAATGCTGCAGGAGCAGAAATGAAAGCAATAGCATCGGCTATCATAGGTGGTACATTGCTTAATGGTGGGGTAGGGAACCTGCTTGGGGCTCCAATAGGGACATTGACCCTTTTGATCATTAATGAGCTGATCCGAGCAGCAGGCGTTCAATCTAACTGGCAAGCTATGGTAAGCGGACTCCTCTTGTATTTCTTCATTGTGCTGCAAAGCGTAATCATGTCGCTTCGTGACAGGAAGAAATTCAGTATAGCTCTTCCGCCTTGGCTACGACTGTCAGGGAAAGAACAGATTGAGGGGCAAAGAGAACAGTAA
- a CDS encoding ABC transporter permease, producing the protein MSNMKKNISHLVLPLSVMALLIVINLIKGADYFAISMVNGAFYGNIPNILFGASELVILSIGMTLVTAASRGQDISIGVSATITSAVFVQYVLQASEVTLFTIIVGFLLSCLMGLVLGAFNGTLVSVFKVQPMVASLILFTGGRSIAFMIDGKLSPILANDISNKIGTVIPGVPVQTAIILTAVFIAIVAVVFKTTNLRLYVETVGINPNAARLNGINPKKIIFLTFLIMGICTAVAGFIAVNKAGRHDSVNLLKLIMMDAILAVAIGGNSLGGGKFSITGSIIGAYTIEMLNRTLLRLEIDPAMIKVFKAVFIIILMVVASPVVRAFMSKNLDRFRSWRLSSSQQKGPISTTNIARKQGE; encoded by the coding sequence ATGAGCAACATGAAAAAGAACATTTCTCACCTGGTTCTTCCTCTCTCGGTGATGGCACTACTCATTGTCATCAATCTGATAAAGGGTGCCGATTATTTCGCCATCAGCATGGTCAACGGAGCATTCTACGGGAATATACCGAATATCCTCTTCGGTGCTTCTGAGTTGGTCATTCTTTCCATAGGCATGACGCTGGTTACTGCAGCCTCAAGAGGGCAGGATATCAGCATTGGAGTAAGTGCAACCATCACTTCCGCTGTATTTGTCCAGTACGTCCTACAGGCCAGTGAAGTCACGTTGTTTACCATCATTGTGGGCTTTCTCTTGAGTTGTCTTATGGGATTGGTCCTTGGAGCATTCAACGGTACTCTCGTTTCGGTATTCAAGGTTCAACCAATGGTTGCATCCCTTATACTCTTTACCGGTGGCCGGTCCATAGCCTTCATGATTGACGGGAAACTCTCTCCCATTCTGGCTAACGATATATCGAATAAAATAGGTACGGTAATACCGGGCGTACCAGTGCAGACAGCAATAATCCTTACTGCTGTATTCATCGCTATCGTGGCAGTGGTATTCAAGACCACAAATCTCAGACTCTATGTAGAGACTGTTGGAATAAACCCGAACGCAGCACGTCTGAACGGTATCAACCCGAAGAAAATCATATTCCTGACCTTCTTGATCATGGGAATATGTACTGCAGTGGCCGGCTTTATTGCCGTGAACAAGGCAGGACGTCACGACAGCGTCAACTTGCTTAAACTGATCATGATGGATGCAATTCTCGCCGTCGCTATCGGTGGAAACTCTTTGGGCGGTGGAAAGTTCAGCATTACCGGTTCCATTATTGGTGCCTATACGATAGAGATGCTGAACAGGACCCTACTCAGGTTGGAGATAGATCCAGCGATGATCAAGGTATTCAAGGCTGTTTTCATTATTATTCTTATGGTGGTTGCCTCTCCGGTGGTCAGGGCTTTCATGAGCAAGAATCTGGATAGGTTCCGCTCCTGGAGACTTTCTTCAAGCCAGCAAAAGGGACCAATCTCCACCACAAATATAGCCAGGAAGCAGGGGGAATAG